The DNA region AAACAGATCGCAACGAGCAACGTGATGGCCGCCGAGCTGATTCTCATCTCCGTCTCCCTCTCGCGTCACGCAGGCCTCTTACCTACTCTTTCCCTAGCTGGCCCTCTCGCTGGGGAAGTGTTTCAACTTGCCTGGTCCCGGTCGATGCAGTATAATTAATTAAACGGTTGGTTAATTCGCAAGTACTAATTTTCTGGAGGCCTCATGAGCGACGACAAGGACGGCGGAAGCCAATCCAGGGATCCTGAAGCGACCCGTGACGCACTTCTGTCGGCCGGGTTGGAATGCTTTGCCGCAAAGGGTTTTACCGGCTGCACGACGCAGGAGATCGCCCGAATCGCCGGGGTGAACAAGGCGCTGATCAGCTATCACTTCGGGGGTAAGCAAGGACTCCTCGACGCCCTCCACGCCCAGGTTTTCGAGCGCCTGGGCCCCGGCATCGCTCGACTACCGGATACCGACAGCGATGCCACCCGGAACCTGAGGGATTATATCAGAGCCTTCGCGGGACTCGCGGACCTGAACCCCGATTATCCCGTCATGCTCCTGCGTGGATTGATCGCCGGTGAAACGGATCCGGAAGGAGGTTTTGCGAATCGCCTCATGGAATCGAACCGCGTCCTGAGGACGATCCTGCTCCAGGGAATCGAGGAGGGTCACTTCCGTTCGGTGGACCCCATGTTGACCCAGGCGAGCATCCTGGGCAGCCTTCTGTTCTTCTTTTCGACCGCCGTCACTCGACGGCGCCTCGCGTCCTCGGGCAAGATCGCTTCACCCCCTCCCCAACCCCTTCATTTCGTTCAACATCTGGAGGAACTGATCGTCAGGGGAATCGCTGCAACATGATCCTTCCGGACGGCCTTGGTTGGCCGGGACCGCCACATGGTCTGCAACAACCACCGCGTCTACTCGGCCTGGGGCGTCACAGCTATGCCAAGTTGAAGAAGGACCGACCGAGATCATGGAACTTGTGACGGGTAGGAAGGCCGGAATCGGCCATAGGCCGGTCCACCGGAACCGCCGCCAGGGACGAGCTGTCGTCGCCCCCGGCACCGGCCGTTCTCAACGATGAAAATCACCTGCGGCTTCAGGCTGGTAGAGTACCTTGACGATCTTGAGGCGCCTCTTTCCCGACGGCACCCTCCACGTGACAGTGCTGCCTTCGCAGTAGCCGAGCAGGGCCGTTCCCACCGGAGCGAAAATGCTGATCGCACCGGCGTCGACGTCCGCATCCCACGGGAAAACCAGGGTGTAGGTCAACTCCTCTTTCGAGTCGATGTCGCGAAAGAGGACCTTGGAATTCATGGTGACGACGTCCGACGGAATCTCATCCGATTCCACCACGTTCGCCCGTTTCAGTTCCCCCTCGAGTTCCGTCAGATGCTCGCGGTCCTCGGCATCCGGCCCTTTCGCCGCAGCAATCAAGCCATCCAGGCGCTTCTTGTCGAACGCGGTGATGAAGATCTTTCTGGGCTTCATGGCTTTTCTCCTGCATCTGGTCGTGGGACAGGGCCGAGGCTTTGGGCCGATCGGCCCCGACCATCAGTGGGATCTCAC from bacterium includes:
- the rnk gene encoding nucleoside diphosphate kinase regulator, yielding MKPRKIFITAFDKKRLDGLIAAAKGPDAEDREHLTELEGELKRANVVESDEIPSDVVTMNSKVLFRDIDSKEELTYTLVFPWDADVDAGAISIFAPVGTALLGYCEGSTVTWRVPSGKRRLKIVKVLYQPEAAGDFHR
- a CDS encoding TetR/AcrR family transcriptional regulator, whose amino-acid sequence is MSDDKDGGSQSRDPEATRDALLSAGLECFAAKGFTGCTTQEIARIAGVNKALISYHFGGKQGLLDALHAQVFERLGPGIARLPDTDSDATRNLRDYIRAFAGLADLNPDYPVMLLRGLIAGETDPEGGFANRLMESNRVLRTILLQGIEEGHFRSVDPMLTQASILGSLLFFFSTAVTRRRLASSGKIASPPPQPLHFVQHLEELIVRGIAAT